The following are encoded in a window of Candidatus Desulfofervidus auxilii genomic DNA:
- the mtnA gene encoding S-methyl-5-thioribose-1-phosphate isomerase: MIVKPIWWEEGQVFILDQRLLPEKIVYLKCTTPSQVAAAIRNMAIRGAPAIGIAAAMGIALGVFYFKSNRKIKKRFLTICEMMAKTRPTARNLFWAIERMKSVFNKYHKRLDLTALKKKLVEEAQTILEEDISTNKKIGKYGKSLIKPYMKVLTHCNAGALATGGYGTALGVIRAAWETGIKFEVFADETRPYLQGARLTAWELKEEGIPVTVITDNTAGYLMKQGRIDLIIVGADRIAANGDTANKIGTYTLAVLAKQHHIPFYVAAPFSTIDLGIPDGSYIPIEERKGKEVTYIGKRCICPKGVNAIYYAFDVTPWEYITGIITEKGIFTPPYAEKFKMGGHDG; this comes from the coding sequence TTGATAGTTAAACCTATTTGGTGGGAAGAAGGGCAAGTATTTATTTTAGACCAGCGACTTTTACCAGAAAAAATAGTTTATTTAAAATGTACTACACCTTCCCAAGTAGCAGCAGCTATTCGCAATATGGCTATTCGTGGAGCACCAGCTATTGGTATTGCTGCAGCAATGGGCATTGCCTTGGGAGTATTTTACTTTAAGTCAAATCGCAAGATTAAAAAAAGATTTTTAACTATTTGTGAAATGATGGCAAAAACAAGACCAACGGCGCGCAATCTCTTTTGGGCAATTGAACGTATGAAATCTGTATTTAATAAATATCATAAAAGATTAGATTTAACAGCACTTAAAAAAAAGCTAGTAGAGGAAGCTCAAACTATTTTAGAAGAAGATATCTCAACTAATAAAAAGATTGGAAAATATGGAAAATCACTAATAAAACCCTATATGAAAGTACTTACTCATTGCAATGCAGGAGCATTAGCTACTGGAGGTTATGGTACAGCCTTAGGTGTAATAAGGGCAGCTTGGGAAACAGGAATTAAATTTGAAGTATTTGCAGATGAAACCCGCCCTTATTTGCAAGGAGCAAGACTCACAGCTTGGGAATTAAAGGAAGAAGGTATCCCTGTTACGGTAATTACTGATAATACAGCCGGTTATTTAATGAAGCAGGGCAGAATTGACTTAATAATAGTAGGAGCAGATAGAATTGCTGCAAATGGAGATACTGCCAATAAAATTGGTACTTATACTTTAGCTGTCTTGGCTAAACAACATCATATTCCTTTTTATGTAGCTGCACCATTTTCTACAATTGATTTAGGTATTCCTGATGGAAGTTATATTCCAATAGAAGAACGTAAGGGGAAAGAAGTAACTTATATTGGAAAAAGGTGTATCTGTCCAAAAGGTGTTAATGCCATCTATTATGCTTTTGATGTTACACCATGGGAATATATTACAGGAATAATTACAGAAAAGGGTATTTTTACTCCACCTTATGCAGAGAAATTTAAAATGGGAGGTCATGATGGTTGA
- a CDS encoding branched-chain amino acid transaminase — protein MVEKANYIWMDGKLIPWDKAQVHVLTHTLHYGLGVFEGIRCYKCVDGRSAVFRLKDHIRRLFDSAHSMMIKIPFTQKEIYQAVIETLKANEQNEAYIRPIVFIGEGSMGLYPKNNPIRVSIITWQWGAYLGKEGLKEGIRTKVSSFTRHHVNAMMTKTKTVGNYVNSILAKMEVTQAGYDEAIMLDTEGYVCEATGENIFIIRDGIIKTPPLTSALSGITRNSIIILAKDLGYEVKEERFTRDELYIADEAFFCGTAAEITPIKEVDDRQIGTGTPGPITKKLQSLYFEVVRGKVGKYHYWLDFIE, from the coding sequence ATGGTTGAGAAGGCAAATTACATCTGGATGGATGGCAAATTAATCCCTTGGGATAAAGCACAAGTTCATGTTTTGACTCATACTCTCCATTATGGTTTAGGAGTATTTGAAGGTATTCGATGTTATAAGTGTGTGGATGGACGTTCAGCTGTATTTCGTCTAAAAGACCATATACGCCGTCTATTTGATTCTGCTCATAGTATGATGATTAAAATCCCCTTTACACAAAAAGAAATTTACCAAGCTGTTATAGAAACCTTAAAGGCTAATGAACAAAATGAAGCTTATATTCGACCAATTGTTTTTATTGGAGAAGGGTCAATGGGATTATATCCAAAAAATAACCCCATTCGAGTAAGCATTATTACTTGGCAATGGGGTGCTTATTTAGGAAAAGAAGGACTTAAAGAAGGTATCCGTACAAAAGTTTCTTCATTTACTCGCCATCATGTTAATGCTATGATGACAAAAACAAAAACAGTAGGAAATTATGTTAATTCTATTTTAGCTAAAATGGAAGTAACTCAAGCAGGTTATGATGAAGCTATTATGCTTGATACAGAGGGATATGTATGTGAGGCTACTGGTGAAAATATTTTTATTATTCGAGATGGAATAATAAAAACCCCACCTTTAACTTCTGCACTTTCTGGAATTACACGCAATAGCATTATTATTTTAGCTAAAGATTTAGGATATGAAGTAAAAGAAGAACGTTTTACTAGAGATGAACTTTATATTGCAGATGAAGCTTTCTTTTGTGGTACAGCAGCTGAAATAACTCCTATTAAGGAAGTAGATGATAGACAGATTGGCACAGGAACTCCAGGACCTATAACAAAAAAATTACAATCTCTTTATTTTGAAGTAGTAAGGGGAAAGGTAGGGAAATATCATTATTGGTTAGATTTTATAGAATAA
- the nadC gene encoding carboxylating nicotinate-nucleotide diphosphorylase, producing MYLPETLLKQKLLDFLKSDLAWGDITTDLLIPPEKQTEAFILIKEPAILAGLYESIILFSALGIKTESPYQDGEKIKENTKILFLKGKARDILIVERTALNILMRMTSIATQTYKLQEKIKNIGSRSKVAATRKTLPGWGYFDKKAVAIGGGDTHRFNLSDLVLIKDNHLILFGNLINAIKKVKEKISFTKKIEVEVCTPEEALFAAQAGADIIMLDNFSPSEVKKTIEKLEQKGLRGKVILEVSGGINFENILDYAIYNPDIISCGALTHSVKAIDMSLKIIL from the coding sequence ATGTATTTACCAGAAACACTTCTTAAACAAAAATTATTAGATTTCCTTAAATCAGATTTAGCATGGGGAGATATTACTACTGACCTTCTTATTCCACCAGAAAAACAAACAGAGGCGTTTATTCTTATAAAAGAACCTGCAATACTTGCTGGTTTATATGAGTCAATCATCCTTTTTTCTGCTTTAGGTATCAAAACAGAATCTCCTTATCAAGATGGTGAAAAAATAAAAGAAAATACAAAAATCCTTTTTTTAAAGGGAAAAGCAAGAGATATATTAATAGTAGAAAGGACAGCATTAAATATTCTTATGCGTATGACATCTATTGCCACTCAAACTTACAAACTTCAAGAAAAAATAAAAAACATTGGTTCAAGAAGTAAAGTTGCGGCTACTCGTAAAACCCTTCCTGGATGGGGATATTTTGATAAAAAAGCTGTGGCTATAGGAGGTGGTGATACACATCGATTTAATCTGTCAGATTTAGTCTTGATAAAAGATAACCATCTTATTTTATTTGGTAATCTTATTAATGCTATAAAGAAAGTGAAAGAAAAAATAAGTTTTACTAAAAAAATTGAAGTGGAAGTATGTACGCCAGAAGAAGCCCTTTTTGCTGCACAGGCAGGAGCAGATATAATAATGCTTGATAATTTTTCACCTTCAGAAGTGAAAAAAACGATAGAGAAATTAGAACAAAAAGGATTGAGGGGAAAAGTTATTTTGGAAGTTTCTGGTGGGATTAATTTTGAAAATATTTTAGATTATGCCATTTATAATCCAGATATTATTAGTTGTGGTGCTTTAACTCATTCAGTAAAAGCTATAGATATGAGTTTAAAAATTATTCTATAA
- the nadA gene encoding quinolinate synthase NadA — protein sequence MKSLQKEILSLKRQKNAIILAHNYQRPEIQDIADFIGDSIELCRHAQKTKARMIVFCGVDFMAQSAVILNPEKKVVIPTRGALCPMAQMLPPDYLAIWQKEYPNVPVVLYVNTLGESKALCDICCTSANAVKVVKNLSTSKILFGPDSHLAAYVARETKKEIIPVPPNGYCPVHVLFEAEDILKLKNNYPQALLMVHPECPMEVIKIADFVGSTSQMCHFAQKTEAKLFLVATEIGLIYRLKKENPKKEFIPANPEAICTAMKAITLEKVYLALKEERYVVTLSKEIIEKAQEALEKMVKISS from the coding sequence AAGACCAGAAATTCAAGATATTGCTGATTTTATTGGCGATAGTATTGAGCTCTGTCGTCATGCTCAAAAGACTAAAGCTAGGATGATTGTTTTTTGCGGTGTAGATTTTATGGCTCAATCTGCTGTTATCCTCAATCCTGAAAAGAAAGTAGTAATTCCAACAAGAGGTGCCCTCTGTCCAATGGCTCAAATGTTACCTCCTGATTATTTAGCTATTTGGCAAAAAGAATATCCTAATGTGCCAGTAGTACTTTATGTTAATACTTTAGGAGAAAGTAAGGCTCTTTGTGATATTTGTTGTACTTCTGCTAATGCTGTTAAGGTAGTGAAGAATTTATCAACTTCTAAAATACTTTTTGGTCCAGATAGTCATCTTGCTGCTTATGTTGCTAGAGAGACAAAAAAAGAGATAATTCCTGTACCTCCAAATGGTTATTGTCCAGTACATGTGTTATTTGAAGCAGAAGACATATTAAAATTAAAAAATAATTATCCTCAAGCTTTATTAATGGTACATCCTGAATGCCCTATGGAAGTGATTAAAATTGCTGACTTTGTGGGAAGTACTTCTCAAATGTGTCATTTTGCTCAAAAAACAGAGGCAAAATTATTTCTTGTTGCTACAGAAATAGGTCTTATTTATCGTTTGAAAAAAGAAAATCCTAAAAAGGAATTTATACCTGCCAATCCAGAAGCCATTTGTACAGCTATGAAAGCTATTACTTTAGAGAAAGTTTATCTTGCTTTAAAAGAAGAGAGGTATGTAGTAACTTTGTCTAAAGAGATAATTGAAAAAGCGCAAGAAGCTTTAGAAAAGATGGTAAAAATAAGCAGTTAA